In the genome of Thermoanaerobacterium sp. PSU-2, one region contains:
- a CDS encoding aminopeptidase, translating into MTDPRLKRLANLLVNYSTKVKRGDFVLVQAGDIAIPWISEVVREAVKAGAHVETLVDIPDVSEIILKNSTDEQLLMEKYIQRIALEKADVWLTAWANKNTKANSNVDPVKLKLAAKGAASWRKVYSERMGNGSLRWCGTQYPTQADAQEAEMSLSEYEDFVYGAGLLDSDDPISLWQKIRMEQDIWVDYLNKKSELHIVSDGTDIYVNTSGRKWINCSGTENFPDGEIFTSPVENKINGHITFSFPGIYMGKSIEGIYLEVENGLVVKATAEKGEDLLHALMDTDDGAKRFGEVAIGTNYGIQKFTRNMLFDEKIGGTVHMALGDSMPEAGGKNRSAIHWDMLCDMRQGGEIYADGELFYKDGHFIKSVL; encoded by the coding sequence ATGACAGACCCAAGGTTAAAAAGGCTTGCAAATCTGTTGGTGAATTACTCTACAAAAGTCAAAAGAGGAGATTTTGTATTGGTTCAAGCAGGTGATATCGCTATACCGTGGATAAGCGAAGTAGTTAGGGAGGCAGTTAAGGCAGGGGCTCATGTTGAGACATTGGTTGACATTCCTGATGTATCAGAGATTATTTTGAAAAACTCTACCGACGAGCAACTTCTCATGGAAAAGTATATTCAAAGAATCGCTCTTGAAAAAGCGGATGTTTGGCTTACCGCGTGGGCTAACAAAAACACAAAAGCTAATTCAAATGTAGATCCAGTTAAGCTTAAATTGGCAGCAAAAGGAGCAGCTTCATGGAGGAAAGTCTACTCTGAAAGAATGGGCAATGGTTCTTTAAGGTGGTGTGGCACACAATATCCTACACAGGCAGATGCACAAGAAGCTGAAATGAGCCTAAGTGAATACGAGGACTTTGTCTATGGCGCAGGTTTATTAGACAGCGATGACCCTATATCATTGTGGCAAAAGATACGCATGGAGCAAGATATATGGGTTGATTATCTGAATAAAAAGTCAGAACTGCACATAGTATCAGATGGGACTGACATATACGTCAATACATCAGGCAGGAAGTGGATAAACTGCAGTGGCACAGAGAACTTTCCTGATGGAGAGATTTTTACATCACCTGTTGAAAACAAAATCAATGGTCACATTACTTTCAGTTTCCCAGGAATATACATGGGTAAAAGCATAGAAGGTATATACCTGGAAGTGGAGAATGGACTTGTCGTAAAAGCCACGGCAGAAAAAGGCGAAGATTTATTGCACGCTTTGATGGACACAGATGATGGTGCTAAGCGTTTTGGAGAAGTAGCCATAGGCACCAATTACGGCATACAAAAATTTACGAGAAATATGCTTTTTGATGAAAAAATAGGAGGCACGGTACATATGGCATTGGGTGATTCCATGCCTGAAGCGGGTGGTAAAAATCGTTCTGCCATTCATTGGGATATGCTTTGTGACATGAGGCAAGGCGGAGAAATATATGCAGACGGTGAACTTTTCTATAAAGATGGCCATTTTATTAAAAGTGTTTTGTAA
- a CDS encoding radical SAM protein produces the protein MVSEVCNICPRNCNVDRSTKVGFCGMSSEIHVAKAYLHEWEEPCISGSRGSGTVFFTGCNLRCVFCQNYKISQENFGVSVSPEKLADIFMNLEKTGAHNINLVTPTIFVPKIKEAIIIARNNGLSIPIVYNSNAYESVESLRSLEGLIDIYLPDLKYYSNEVAVKYSNAPHYFEYATKAILEMYRQVGDPVFDSDGIMKRGIIIRHLILPGKLDETKRILKWIKDNLSNEVYVSLMGQYTPFYNANKYQELNRRISNREYEEAIEYFFELGLENGFVQDDESASESFIPDFDLEGIL, from the coding sequence ATGGTATCGGAAGTATGCAATATATGTCCGAGAAATTGCAATGTTGATCGCAGTACAAAAGTAGGCTTTTGCGGCATGTCAAGTGAAATACATGTGGCAAAAGCATATCTTCATGAATGGGAAGAGCCTTGCATAAGCGGCAGCAGAGGGTCTGGAACAGTATTTTTCACAGGATGCAATTTAAGATGTGTATTTTGCCAAAACTACAAAATCAGCCAAGAAAATTTTGGAGTAAGTGTTTCACCAGAAAAACTGGCAGATATTTTTATGAATTTAGAAAAAACAGGTGCTCATAATATCAATCTCGTAACACCTACAATATTTGTTCCAAAAATAAAAGAAGCTATAATCATAGCGAGAAATAATGGGCTTAGCATACCTATCGTTTACAACTCAAATGCTTACGAGAGTGTAGAATCTCTAAGATCTTTAGAAGGGCTCATAGATATATACTTGCCTGACCTAAAATATTACAGCAATGAAGTGGCTGTAAAATACTCTAATGCACCACATTATTTTGAGTACGCCACAAAGGCGATTTTAGAAATGTATCGTCAAGTAGGTGACCCTGTCTTTGACAGTGACGGCATAATGAAAAGGGGAATAATTATACGCCATTTGATATTGCCAGGGAAATTAGATGAGACAAAAAGGATACTGAAGTGGATAAAGGATAATCTGTCTAACGAAGTGTATGTAAGCCTTATGGGACAATATACACCATTTTACAATGCAAATAAATACCAAGAGTTAAATAGAAGAATAAGCAACAGAGAATATGAAGAAGCGATAGAATATTTCTTTGAATTAGGTTTGGAAAACGGATTTGTCCAAGATGATGAAAGTGCATCAGAAAGCTTCATCCCTGATTTTGACTTAGAAGGCATTCTTTAA
- a CDS encoding RluA family pseudouridine synthase: MKVVVNKEDAYLTLKEFLLNKGFSPTLIRKYKNRGKMLVNGEISIVNRLVFEGDVVELLLDDENTSVRPEKMDLHICYEDEDILVVNKDAGIVVHPTAGHPDGTLANGVAWYYEKNNIKAPIRPVNRLDRDTSGLIIFAKNPFMQNYLQIVSPMKKLYIAIVEGDMDGRGTIDLPIKRKPGSTIERMVDDEGDTAVTHFRLLKRGERLSLVKLELKTGRTHQIRVHLSHIGHPIIGDTLYGSDTSYIKRQALHAYRLTFKQPFIGKCISLYSPIPDDMKAVLKNAF, from the coding sequence ATGAAAGTAGTCGTTAATAAAGAAGATGCTTATTTGACGTTGAAGGAGTTTTTGCTAAATAAAGGCTTTTCTCCGACTCTAATAAGAAAGTACAAAAATCGCGGCAAGATGCTTGTAAATGGAGAAATTTCGATAGTTAATAGGCTTGTCTTTGAAGGGGACGTTGTGGAGCTTTTGTTGGATGATGAAAACACATCAGTAAGGCCTGAAAAAATGGATTTACATATATGCTATGAGGATGAAGACATTTTAGTTGTCAATAAAGATGCTGGCATTGTTGTCCACCCTACAGCCGGGCATCCTGATGGCACACTGGCAAATGGTGTTGCCTGGTATTATGAAAAAAATAACATTAAGGCGCCAATAAGGCCTGTCAATAGGCTTGACAGAGATACATCCGGCTTAATCATTTTTGCCAAAAATCCTTTTATGCAAAATTATCTGCAAATAGTATCTCCTATGAAAAAATTGTACATTGCAATAGTCGAAGGAGATATGGATGGCAGAGGAACGATAGATTTGCCTATAAAAAGAAAACCAGGCAGCACAATTGAGCGAATGGTAGACGATGAAGGAGATACGGCAGTGACACATTTTCGTTTACTAAAGAGAGGAGAAAGGTTAAGCCTTGTAAAGTTAGAATTAAAAACAGGCAGGACGCATCAGATAAGAGTTCACTTAAGCCATATAGGGCATCCTATAATTGGTGATACGCTATATGGCTCGGATACATCTTATATAAAAAGGCAGGCACTCCACGCTTATAGACTCACATTTAAGCAGCCTTTTATTGGAAAGTGCATCTCTCTCTATTCGCCAATTCCAGATGACATGAAGGCTGTTTTAAAGAATGCCTTCTAA
- a CDS encoding YgiT-type zinc finger protein, with translation MLNRCFCGGDVKIEMAEYELIKGKKTVVYKNVPTYVCQKCGAKYYDTEVLDKLLKKEERKSLFGLI, from the coding sequence ATGCTAAATCGATGCTTCTGTGGGGGAGATGTAAAGATAGAGATGGCAGAATATGAGTTGATTAAGGGGAAAAAGACGGTAGTTTATAAAAATGTTCCAACTTACGTTTGTCAAAAATGCGGTGCTAAATATTACGACACAGAAGTATTGGATAAATTACTGAAAAAAGAAGAGAGAAAGTCGCTTTTTGGTTTGATTTAA